One Lentisphaera araneosa HTCC2155 DNA window includes the following coding sequences:
- a CDS encoding recombinase family protein, which produces MVYAYLRRSTLKQIESINAQELEIRRFAEAKGLTIDSILSETISGKKAVDERKLKELNDKLVSGDTIIAAELSRLGRSTISVIQLIQSLIDRKVRIILVKENIDINGDHDMSSKVLIWVFSMISELERTMLSVRIKESLKYRREQGVVLGRPKGSTSKSVLDGKESIIKDYLNKGISINSMSRLLEVHPGTVSSFIKSRKLRE; this is translated from the coding sequence ATGGTCTATGCTTATTTAAGAAGATCGACTCTCAAACAAATTGAAAGTATAAATGCTCAAGAACTAGAGATCAGAAGATTCGCTGAAGCTAAAGGACTAACTATTGATTCTATCCTATCCGAAACGATCAGTGGTAAAAAGGCTGTAGACGAGAGAAAGCTCAAGGAACTGAATGATAAGCTAGTTTCTGGAGATACTATTATTGCTGCTGAGCTAAGTCGCTTAGGTCGTTCAACTATTTCAGTTATTCAATTGATCCAAAGTCTTATCGATCGTAAAGTCCGTATTATTCTGGTCAAAGAAAATATTGATATCAATGGTGATCATGACATGTCGTCTAAGGTCTTGATTTGGGTCTTCTCAATGATTTCTGAGTTAGAGCGGACAATGTTGAGTGTGCGTATTAAAGAAAGTTTAAAGTACCGCCGCGAACAAGGTGTCGTACTTGGTCGCCCAAAAGGCTCCACGTCCAAATCCGTGCTCGATGGCAAAGAGTCCATTATCAAAGATTACCTGAACAAAGGGATCTCAATAAACTCAATGAGTCGTTTGCTAGAAGTTCACCCCGGCACCGTCTCCTCGTTTATAAAAAGCCGAAAGTTACGAGAGTAG
- a CDS encoding serine/threonine protein kinase, whose translation MIDYIDKYRIEKLLGRGGMGEVYLAVDLDSNTNVAVKTFHVDLDDTSQRIDQEIKALFKLRHRNIVKMLDFGNESGMDYIVFEYASTGTLTDLMKNHGGKLHPEKAVELIYQITLGLCFAHDKGIIHRDIKPENILINDFGDPVLTDFGIVKFQNQSSVSSGLTVTNTALGSPHYIAPEQAMNAKNVSKQSDIYSLGASFYHILTGFTPFSSEECSPVQVMLKHIQERLIPPNKRYEEISHSLNSVILKMMEKNPENRYRNCSELILDLELLRDDLYAQVNCLQDYTENTKALSSNKTKLLISSLIVAIVIPLLFILFSDKPAPPQKQSPDAVNRVSKVGITTETESITELPPTNKKTKEVRKDPVLSEEEPPVQNKPTTFRNRVTKTDNPAEIKIGNDNKASRTQGLNRPINKARQQTLKKKTNYVNKDIAAQSKDIDQLSKWMPFDSDSQIFTNRTNQHWKDIPNGFNGWSFTQNMAHRGISNFQVKNEGTVYLLVTDRWGGGGSINPQLRQEMITQREFLNLGWQVELPVNTKEGHTTFTVYSKYCKAGEILKYRTEKYIAPMLLEKK comes from the coding sequence ATGATTGATTACATTGATAAATACCGAATTGAAAAACTTTTAGGCAGAGGTGGAATGGGAGAAGTCTATCTTGCTGTAGACTTAGATTCAAACACTAATGTTGCGGTAAAAACTTTTCATGTTGACCTAGACGATACAAGCCAGCGTATTGATCAGGAGATCAAAGCACTATTCAAGCTTCGGCATCGCAACATAGTCAAAATGCTCGATTTTGGTAATGAGAGTGGTATGGATTATATAGTATTTGAGTATGCCTCTACAGGGACTTTAACTGATTTAATGAAAAATCATGGAGGAAAACTTCATCCTGAGAAGGCCGTGGAACTTATTTATCAAATTACGCTTGGACTTTGTTTTGCTCATGACAAAGGCATAATTCATCGAGATATTAAACCTGAAAACATTTTGATTAATGATTTTGGCGATCCTGTACTTACTGATTTTGGAATTGTCAAATTTCAAAATCAAAGTTCAGTCTCCAGTGGCTTAACTGTCACAAATACAGCTTTAGGTTCACCGCATTATATTGCGCCAGAACAAGCGATGAATGCAAAAAATGTATCTAAGCAATCCGATATTTACTCTCTAGGTGCATCATTCTATCATATACTTACTGGTTTCACTCCTTTCTCGAGTGAGGAATGTTCGCCTGTTCAAGTTATGCTAAAACATATACAGGAAAGGTTAATACCACCAAATAAACGTTATGAGGAGATAAGTCATTCTTTGAATAGTGTCATTTTAAAAATGATGGAGAAAAACCCAGAGAACAGATACCGGAATTGCAGTGAACTTATATTAGATTTAGAATTACTTCGAGATGACCTCTATGCACAAGTCAATTGTTTACAGGATTATACTGAAAACACAAAAGCACTTTCAAGCAACAAAACTAAATTGCTCATCTCATCTCTAATCGTTGCCATCGTCATACCTCTGTTATTTATACTATTCTCGGATAAACCAGCCCCACCTCAAAAACAATCTCCTGACGCTGTAAACAGAGTCTCTAAAGTAGGTATAACTACAGAAACTGAAAGCATAACTGAGCTCCCACCTACCAATAAAAAAACTAAAGAAGTAAGAAAAGATCCTGTATTGAGCGAAGAAGAACCTCCAGTTCAAAACAAACCAACTACATTTAGAAATAGAGTTACAAAGACAGACAACCCTGCTGAAATTAAAATAGGAAATGATAATAAGGCCTCCAGAACTCAGGGCTTGAATCGACCTATTAACAAAGCTAGGCAGCAAACACTTAAAAAGAAAACAAATTATGTAAATAAAGATATTGCAGCTCAATCTAAGGATATTGATCAGCTTAGTAAATGGATGCCTTTTGACAGTGACTCACAAATCTTTACTAATCGTACCAACCAGCATTGGAAGGATATACCTAATGGATTTAATGGCTGGTCATTTACTCAAAACATGGCTCATAGAGGCATATCTAATTTTCAAGTAAAAAATGAAGGAACTGTCTATTTACTTGTAACAGACCGATGGGGTGGCGGTGGAAGTATTAATCCCCAACTCCGACAAGAAATGATTACTCAACGAGAATTCTTGAATTTAGGTTGGCAGGTAGAGCTCCCTGTAAATACCAAAGAGGGGCATACTACATTCACAGTTTATTCGAAATACTGTAAAGCAGGTGAGATATTGAAATACCGAACTGAAAAATATATTGCTCCGATGCTTTTAGAAAAAAAATGA
- a CDS encoding RNA polymerase sigma factor has product MSFTTRHSLIAKVLKGDEISWEQFDQDYRPLIIMRGQDRGLSSKEIDDLIQDTLLSLFKSKEKFIFDKSRGKFRNYFKTIIDRRAFDIMRRRPPIGEDYQDHKDSLISSANDLENRWESAWQEMVLNEAIEQVRVQVSEEAYQIFEMSVVKGFEAKYIAKTLSISVDAVYLAKHRTLKKVQQIVQSLKENEL; this is encoded by the coding sequence ATGTCGTTCACAACCCGTCATTCATTAATAGCCAAAGTCCTTAAAGGAGATGAAATTTCTTGGGAACAATTTGACCAAGACTACCGCCCTCTAATTATTATGCGTGGTCAAGATAGAGGTTTATCAAGTAAAGAGATTGATGATCTTATACAGGACACCCTACTTAGTCTTTTCAAATCCAAGGAAAAATTCATTTTTGATAAGAGCAGAGGCAAATTCCGAAACTATTTTAAAACTATTATTGATCGACGGGCATTTGATATTATGCGAAGGCGCCCTCCGATCGGCGAAGATTATCAAGATCACAAAGACTCTCTTATTTCTTCTGCAAATGATTTAGAAAATAGATGGGAATCTGCATGGCAAGAGATGGTTTTAAATGAAGCCATTGAACAAGTCAGAGTTCAGGTTAGTGAAGAAGCGTACCAAATCTTTGAGATGAGCGTTGTTAAAGGCTTTGAAGCAAAATATATCGCTAAAACATTATCAATCTCAGTAGATGCTGTTTACCTCGCTAAACATCGCACTCTCAAAAAGGTTCAGCAGATAGTACAATCTCTAAAGGAGAATGAACTATGA
- a CDS encoding helix-turn-helix domain-containing protein, which translates to MKITTPLIAAIKIYMDKEEISQNQLAQLVGVSQPQIARWLNGTASSMRDSTYKKIQPLIAHELRVHELITILKNEDSIKDLTRIESSAQMDLIHNISHPDCVFYKTNKVLNESSIVSGDLIIAKDVKLLQEQDLIIIELKDSTLLLGLYSYDPNYIYLTANSETQRYRRGEIAAKKKCVGVVRSF; encoded by the coding sequence ATGAAAATAACAACTCCACTCATTGCCGCGATCAAAATCTACATGGATAAAGAAGAAATCAGCCAAAATCAACTGGCTCAATTAGTCGGAGTTTCGCAGCCTCAGATAGCTCGATGGTTAAATGGGACTGCCTCGTCAATGCGAGATAGCACTTATAAAAAAATTCAGCCTCTTATAGCGCATGAGCTTCGGGTGCATGAGCTTATTACTATACTTAAGAACGAAGATTCAATAAAGGACTTAACTCGTATTGAGTCTTCCGCACAGATGGATCTTATACATAATATATCTCACCCCGATTGCGTTTTTTATAAAACGAACAAAGTACTTAATGAATCAAGTATTGTATCCGGCGATCTCATCATCGCGAAAGATGTAAAATTGCTGCAGGAGCAAGACTTAATTATTATTGAACTCAAGGACAGTACTTTATTACTTGGCCTCTATAGCTATGATCCCAACTACATCTACTTAACCGCCAATAGTGAAACGCAAAGATACCGGCGCGGTGAGATTGCCGCAAAGAAAAAATGTGTCGGTGTGGTCAGGTCTTTTTAA